In Tistrella mobilis, the genomic window GAAGCCCCAGAAGGGCACGGTCGGGATGCCGGGCAGCAGCCCCATGAACAGCAGCAGGCCGGCGGCGACGCCCAGCGCCTTGGGATAGCGGCCCAGCTGGCCGATGATCGCCTGGTCGGCGGTGCCGATGACGCCGGATTTGGTGACCAGCAGGCCGGCGCCGGTGGAAATCAGCAGGGCCGGGATCTGCGAAACCAGACCGTCGCCGACGGTCAGCAGGGTGTAGCTGCGCAGCGCTTCGTCGAAGCTGATGCCCTGCTGCACCGTGCCGATGATGATGCCGCCGACCACGTTGATCACGGTGATCAGCAGGCCGGCGATGGCGTCACCGCGCACGAACTTCGCGGCACCGTCCATGGCACCGAAGAAGGTGCTTTCGTCTTCCAGTTCCTTGCGCCGGGTGCGGGCGGTCGCCTCGTCGATCAGCCCGGCGGAGAGGTCGGCGTCGATGGCCATCTGCTTGCCGGGCATGGCGTCCAGGCTGAAGCGGGCCGACACTTCGGCGATGCGGCCCGAGCCCTTGGTGATGACCACGAAATTGATCAGCACCAGGATGATGAAGACCACCACGCCGATCAGGAAGTTGCCGCCCATCACGAACTGGCCGAAGGCCTCGATCACCTGGCCGGCCGCCGCCGTGCCTTCATGGCCATGGCTCAGGATCAGGCGGGTCGAGGCGATGTTCAACGCCAGGCGGAACATCGTCGAGACCAGAAGGATTGTCGGGAACGAACTGAAATCCAGGGGTTTCTGGATGAACAGCGTGATCAGCAGGATCACCACCGACAGGCTGATCGACATCGACAGCAGCAGGTCGAGCGTCCAGGTCGGCACCGGAAAGATCATGACGATCAGGATGCCGAGCATGCCCAGCGCGACGACCAGATCGGCGCTGCCGAGCATGGCGCCCAGCCGGCCGAGCAGACCGCCGCCACCGCCGCCCGGGCCGCCGCCCTGCGGCATGCCGCCGGGGCCGCGTCCGGTTACGGGTGTCGGAAGACCGCCTCGTTCAGCCATCGGTAGCAGTCCTGGTCATGCGTCCATCCCCCGCCACGGTGTGATCGGCCTTGATCAGCGATCATAGGCGCCGGAGCGTTCGAAGTCGCCGCCTGCCGGCGGCGGCACCGCCACGCCTTCCTCGGCATAGAGCTTCAGCTTGTTGCGCAGCGTACGGATCGAGATGCCGAGGATCGTGGCGGCATGGGTGCGGTTGCCCAGGCAGTGCTGGATGGTGTTGATGATCAGGTCGCGTTCCACCTCGGCCACGGTCCGGCCGACCAGGGCACGGGTGGCGTCCTCGTCGTCGGCGGTGACCGGTGCGGCCGGGGCCGCCGGGGCGAAGCCCGCCGGCTGGCCATAGGCCACCGGCGGCACGCCATAGGGATTGGCATAGGGGTTGTGCGAGGGCACGCTCGCCTGCGGCATGGCAGGGACGCGCTGGGGCTGGAATTCCTGACGACGGGCGGCTGCCGTCGCCAGGTTGGTGCCGTCGGCCAGCATGATCGCCTCGGCCCCGATCTCGGTGCCGCGCGCCAGCAGCACCGCCCGGTGCATGGTGTTTTCAAGCTCGCGGACATTGCCCGGCCAGTCATAGGTCAGCAGCAGGCTGCGCGCATCGGGCGACAGCGGCCGGTCGGGCAGGGCGTTGGCGGCCGCATAGCGCTGCACGAAATGATCGGCCAGCGCCGCCACATCCGAGGGCCGCTCGCGCAGTGACGGCAGGCGCAGATTGACCACGTTCAGGCGGAAATAGAGGTCTTCGCGGAAATTGCCGCGGCGGACCTCGTCTTCCAGATTGCGGTTGGAGGTGGCGATCAGGCGGATGTCGACCTTGACCGGCCGGGTGCCACCCACCCGGTCGACCTCGCGCTCCTGGATCACACGCAGCAGCTTGGCCTGCAGGCGCGGGTCCATCTCGCTGATCTCGTCCAGCAGCAGCGTGCCGCCATCGGCCTCTTCGAACTTGCCGACCCGGCGGGCCACGGCGCCGGTAAAGGCGCCCTTCTCGTGGCCGAACAGCTCGCTTTCCAGCAGGTTTTCGGGAATCGCGGCGCAGTTGACCGACACGAAGCGCTGATCGGCACGGCGGCTCTTGCGGTGCAGGAAGCGGGCCATGACCTCCTTACCCGTGCCGCTTTCACCGGTGATCAGCACGGTTGCATCGGCGGGGGCGATCTGTTCGGCCAGCGACACCACCCGTTCCATGGCCGGGTCG contains:
- a CDS encoding sigma-54-dependent transcriptional regulator, producing MRLLIIGSLGGQIGAATRIAVSRGAKVSQVPDVEAALDHLRAGHGAELVMVDVGLDIGRLVRSLEQERIHVSVVACGVGADAQAAVRAIKAGAREYIPLPPDPELIAAVLEAVASEDHALIFRDPAMERVVSLAEQIAPADATVLITGESGTGKEVMARFLHRKSRRADQRFVSVNCAAIPENLLESELFGHEKGAFTGAVARRVGKFEEADGGTLLLDEISEMDPRLQAKLLRVIQEREVDRVGGTRPVKVDIRLIATSNRNLEDEVRRGNFREDLYFRLNVVNLRLPSLRERPSDVAALADHFVQRYAAANALPDRPLSPDARSLLLTYDWPGNVRELENTMHRAVLLARGTEIGAEAIMLADGTNLATAAARRQEFQPQRVPAMPQASVPSHNPYANPYGVPPVAYGQPAGFAPAAPAAPVTADDEDATRALVGRTVAEVERDLIINTIQHCLGNRTHAATILGISIRTLRNKLKLYAEEGVAVPPPAGGDFERSGAYDR